Genomic window (Syntrophorhabdales bacterium):
CTTGCGTTCCTTTTTGTGGTACTTTACTACTTCACGTCTCTCACTGCCGACGGAGAGCAGACCATCGGCAAAGCTATTTTCGGCATTCGTGTCGTCACAACCCGCGGGGAGAATCCGGGCAAGATCCGGGCGTTTCTGCGGTGCATCTGTTACGCTCTTTCTGCATTGCCGTTTTTCCTCGGCTTCGTGATGGCATTTCTTTTCAGGGGGCGGGCATTACACGATATCCTGTGCAGGACAATGGTGGTGAAGGCGGATGACGACTGGTAGCAAGGCAGGAAAAGTCGGCTGCGGCTGCCTTTTATTCGTGGTGATCCTATTTCTGGTGCTGGCCGCGCTCCTCGTGCATCCTTTCTCGCTCAGGGTGCTCACGGGCCTGCTTGTCTATGAGGACAAGATTGTCCCGTCTGATGTGATTCTCGTGCCGCGATTCATGGAAGACAGGAACGGTGAGCTCTATCAGGAGGCGTTCAGGGAATTCTGGGCGGGTAACGGAAAGATCGTGTACGTTGAGGACGATCAGGTTCTGGGCATGAGCGTGAAAGAGATTGTGGCGAGGATGGCGAAAGCGCGGGGCGTCAAGGAAGACGTGGTGAAAGGACTGGAGATACGTGTCGACGACAAGGCTTCCGTTGCCAAGGTGAAAGAAACACTGGCCCACGCGGGCGCCAAAAGGGTCATCCTGATCGTACCCGAGTATGCGTCGGAGAGATACCATGTGCTTTATGATTCGGGTGGCGAGAAGGAAAAAATCATTTTCCTGGTGAAGCCGGCAACGGTGTCCTATTTCAAGAGAGAAAAATGGTGGGCAAACGAATTCTCGCGCACGGGCCTGCAACGCGAGCTCTACGGGCTCGGCTCATTCTACTTCGGCCGCTTCAAGTACGGGACGAGTGAGAGATAGGAAAAAGATAAAGCAGGTTGAGGTTGAGGAAGACAGGAAATAGATAAAACAGGTTCCTGGTCACTTTATGGATGAGATCGTAGCTACGCTCGGCCTGGCGCGAATGCCGGGCATACCTTATATAAGAAAAAAGGAACTCATCGAGGGAGCGGAGCGCGTTGCGTCGCTTTTTGAAGGAAAGGCAACGATCGATGACCCGAAACTCACGGAGCGATGCCGGTCTTTTAAAGGCCTCGGAAAAATAGAGAATGAACTGACGAAGCTCGACAAACTGGGCGTGCGGACTGTCACGCTGCGCGACGCTCTCTATCCCCTGCAACTCAAGAGCATCCCTGATCCTCCGCTGGTGCTCTACTTGAAGGGTCGACTCCCTATTCAGGATCA
Coding sequences:
- a CDS encoding RDD family protein, whose amino-acid sequence is MNRASVFARLFAFITDVLFLILVQFLFFTAAILGHMPWIRPSSFSVLSAKLSGFSPVLSLAFLFVVLYYFTSLTADGEQTIGKAIFGIRVVTTRGENPGKIRAFLRCICYALSALPFFLGFVMAFLFRGRALHDILCRTMVVKADDDW